A window from Candidatus Krumholzibacteriota bacterium encodes these proteins:
- a CDS encoding site-2 protease family protein, protein MFKRSLRIFELWGIPVEIHISWLLVFILVTWSFATGVYPESYGGTFSSTQLWIMSFLTAVLLFLSILLHEFSHSVVAVRNGLPIGKITLFMFGGVAQMRREVESPSVELKMASAGPAMTLVLIGVYYLLGVIFRSFDTLFVLFSSLAFINGAILVFNMIPGFPLDGGRILRAVIWRKTGNLLRATKTASRIGKGFAFFLIGMGIISFLVKGNLIDGIWLMIIGAFLRQAAERSYKAVIYREVMNRFQVSDIVRNDVVTVGLSVDLKTLVEDYFKKYPFLSFPVVEDGVLEGIIRLDDVKKVDSGRWPEMKTADLVNRNISDYAIRAFDNAGKLLRFIQEGKYDSFPVIDDYGRFTGIVTRSDFEEAVRVMTSLRNLPG, encoded by the coding sequence CTTTGAGCTATGGGGCATTCCGGTGGAAATTCATATAAGCTGGCTTCTTGTCTTCATACTTGTAACATGGAGCTTTGCCACCGGTGTTTATCCCGAGTCTTATGGTGGCACTTTCTCCTCCACTCAGTTATGGATCATGTCTTTTCTGACGGCTGTTCTTTTATTCCTGTCGATACTTCTTCATGAGTTCAGTCATTCTGTTGTTGCTGTCCGAAATGGTCTTCCTATCGGAAAAATCACATTATTTATGTTCGGAGGAGTAGCTCAGATGCGCCGTGAGGTTGAAAGTCCTTCCGTGGAACTTAAGATGGCCTCAGCGGGACCCGCGATGACCCTTGTGCTGATAGGTGTTTATTACTTGCTGGGCGTAATTTTCAGATCTTTCGACACCCTTTTTGTGTTGTTCAGTTCTCTCGCGTTTATAAACGGAGCGATTCTTGTTTTCAATATGATTCCGGGATTTCCACTTGACGGCGGAAGAATACTGAGGGCGGTTATCTGGCGTAAGACTGGCAATCTCCTCAGAGCAACAAAAACAGCCAGCCGGATTGGAAAGGGTTTCGCCTTTTTCCTGATCGGCATGGGCATTATCAGTTTTCTGGTTAAGGGTAATCTTATAGACGGTATCTGGCTGATGATAATCGGCGCTTTTCTAAGACAAGCCGCCGAAAGAAGCTACAAAGCCGTTATTTACCGGGAGGTCATGAATAGGTTTCAGGTTTCAGATATAGTAAGAAATGATGTTGTGACCGTTGGATTGTCAGTTGATCTGAAGACGCTTGTCGAGGATTATTTCAAGAAGTACCCCTTTCTCTCTTTTCCCGTCGTGGAAGATGGAGTTCTAGAGGGAATAATAAGACTCGATGATGTTAAGAAGGTTGACAGCGGCAGGTGGCCTGAAATGAAGACGGCGGATTTAGTAAACAGGAATATTTCAGATTACGCGATCCGGGCTTTTGATAACGCCGGGAAACTTCTCCGTTTTATACAAGAGGGAAAGTACGATTCTTTTCCGGTAATCGATGATTACGGAAGATTTACCGGCATTGTAACGAGGAGTGATTTCGAAGAAGCGGTGAGAGTTATGACTTCTCTTAGAAATTTGCCGGGTTAG
- a CDS encoding class II aldolase/adducin family protein yields MSSGKKEEIAYFMNRLYARGLTTALGGNISLRNGANSILVTPSGLDKGRVTAASICEVSNDGRNLSGDLTPSMETSLHLKIYKRRDDIKAVIHAHPPWATILSASNIEIKTNLTGESRFILGQIANVPYALMGSEKLAGEVFEAAANRDVIMIKNHGPVCLGQTLQDAFSKIEALEAAARTTLFTELLGGASRLTREQISEIDRLREQKRS; encoded by the coding sequence ATGTCATCAGGGAAAAAAGAAGAAATCGCCTACTTTATGAACCGCCTCTACGCGCGCGGACTTACAACGGCGCTAGGAGGAAATATCAGTCTGAGAAACGGCGCAAACTCGATCCTTGTTACTCCATCGGGGCTCGACAAGGGAAGGGTCACAGCCGCGAGTATTTGTGAAGTTTCAAATGACGGCAGAAATCTTTCCGGTGACCTTACACCCAGTATGGAAACCTCCCTTCATCTTAAAATCTATAAACGACGCGATGATATCAAAGCCGTTATACACGCTCATCCCCCTTGGGCAACCATCCTGTCAGCATCCAACATAGAGATAAAAACCAATCTCACAGGTGAATCACGATTTATACTGGGACAAATAGCCAATGTGCCTTATGCTCTTATGGGGTCCGAAAAATTAGCCGGGGAGGTCTTCGAAGCCGCGGCAAACAGGGATGTAATAATGATAAAGAATCACGGACCTGTCTGTCTTGGGCAGACCCTTCAAGACGCCTTTAGTAAAATCGAAGCGCTTGAAGCGGCGGCTCGAACGACCTTGTTCACGGAACTGCTTGGAGGCGCCAGCAGACTCACCCGCGAACAGATAAGCGAAATAGACAGACTTCGAGAACAGAAAAGATCATAA
- the amrB gene encoding AmmeMemoRadiSam system protein B — MKYLVITTCLLMLMISTSVSSFGKNKSIEETRCPMDTVGYAVTPSQTVAVINLCDSLENARCLENERLHPVMSKRELIAAVCPHDDYLYAAPVYFHVMREITAPVILMIGVSHRARHMGIEGKLIFDDFKTWKGPYGKVKVSSLRDDIIEALPPEIVIVDGDIHAEEHSLEAFLPFLQYPGFPDRNKALERRNYSFPRIIPILVTRFKGESQGKAAGRLASVLKKEMEERGWILGEDLQILISADCVHYGDKKWGGRNFAPFGTDDQGYEKALKQEMKVIDSSLTGVIDDKRINRFRSLVERDDPEFPYKIPWCGVYSIPFGLSTARRLCELVGREPPEGFLLKYQTSLEPGRINPEPDGLGVTNINTLHHWVGYAAVGYW; from the coding sequence ATGAAATATCTGGTGATTACAACATGTCTCTTAATGTTGATGATATCGACGTCTGTTTCTTCGTTTGGAAAAAATAAGTCTATAGAAGAGACGAGGTGTCCCATGGATACTGTCGGGTATGCTGTTACACCTTCACAGACCGTGGCTGTTATAAATTTATGTGATTCCCTTGAAAACGCTCGATGTTTGGAGAATGAACGTTTACATCCCGTAATGTCCAAAAGGGAGTTGATCGCCGCGGTCTGCCCGCATGACGATTATCTGTATGCCGCTCCCGTTTATTTTCACGTGATGAGAGAAATTACAGCCCCTGTGATTTTAATGATTGGCGTTTCTCACCGTGCCAGACATATGGGGATAGAGGGGAAATTGATTTTTGATGATTTTAAAACCTGGAAAGGTCCCTATGGAAAAGTAAAGGTTTCCAGTCTCAGGGATGATATTATTGAGGCTCTTCCGCCGGAAATTGTTATTGTTGACGGCGATATTCACGCGGAGGAACATTCTCTTGAGGCTTTTCTGCCCTTCCTGCAGTATCCGGGATTCCCTGACAGAAATAAAGCCCTGGAGAGGAGAAATTATTCTTTTCCGAGGATTATTCCCATTCTTGTTACCAGATTTAAGGGGGAATCGCAGGGGAAAGCAGCCGGCAGGCTCGCCTCAGTTCTGAAAAAAGAGATGGAAGAGAGGGGTTGGATTCTGGGAGAAGACCTGCAGATTCTTATTTCAGCCGATTGCGTGCACTATGGAGATAAAAAATGGGGCGGGCGCAATTTCGCGCCTTTCGGAACGGATGACCAAGGGTATGAGAAGGCCTTAAAACAGGAAATGAAGGTAATAGATTCATCTTTAACGGGTGTAATAGATGATAAAAGGATAAATCGATTCAGATCTCTGGTTGAGAGGGATGACCCTGAGTTCCCCTATAAAATCCCGTGGTGCGGGGTTTATTCGATTCCTTTCGGTTTGAGTACCGCCCGCAGGTTGTGTGAACTTGTAGGCCGTGAACCCCCGGAGGGGTTTTTGCTGAAATATCAGACCAGCCTGGAACCTGGAAGGATCAACCCTGAACCTGACGGACTTGGAGTAACAAACATTAATACACTTCATCATTGGGTTGGATACGCGGCTGTGGGTTACTGGTAA
- a CDS encoding DUF192 domain-containing protein, translating into MSVLNLTQNTILGDTLLTLASNFKKTLTRINNYGIPTGCALWLHQCSGIYTVGMKKPVDIIFIDKNRRIIRILRNFPPGCFTESADGAIGAIELPPNTLSETHSNQGDVIELFPG; encoded by the coding sequence ATGTCTGTTCTGAATCTAACACAAAACACCATACTTGGAGACACTCTCCTTACTCTAGCTTCAAATTTCAAGAAAACACTCACGCGGATAAATAATTACGGAATACCAACGGGATGCGCGTTGTGGCTGCATCAATGCAGCGGAATCTATACCGTAGGAATGAAAAAACCGGTAGATATAATTTTTATCGATAAAAACAGAAGAATAATAAGGATATTGAGAAACTTCCCCCCGGGCTGTTTCACGGAATCAGCCGACGGTGCTATCGGCGCGATTGAGCTTCCTCCAAACACACTGTCCGAAACCCATTCTAATCAGGGTGATGTAATAGAATTATTCCCCGGCTGA
- a CDS encoding chloride channel protein — translation MDKFSVNTIGKFSGMIILSVLAGISGAVIVEAFTSTLKFISKYTDRADNLWGFLLPVAGAFILGSLILRYHSDAGHDGIPSYIKAINQKGGKFSTPATLLKIPATLLTLGLCGSGGIVGPLSRIGAGISSLIYSKVLTVFKIRHEEALRAAAICGMSGIISAIFLSPLGGAFFAVEILSKRSLKYSDLFPSILAGVIAVITSFSLGLEPVFRVHAAPFRNDLYILMLLPLAGIISSAAGLLFITIFDKISDLFQSISARQPFPVLLSCLTVSVLWLSGAKAVLGTSMPLFRIFAGGSLEDLSLLSINFGNIPLIIISFVILKIMVTSLTVGSGMSGGLTAPILIIGAGCGAFLCSISGIEPGSSAYYAVIVSCISGILASGLNIPIASILISAAIFGHSYTVPAIIGAILPFLLFKEKTVFKYLKADEEEDSEGEITRRDEAH, via the coding sequence ATGGATAAATTCTCCGTCAACACAATCGGTAAATTCTCCGGGATGATTATTTTGTCAGTCCTGGCTGGAATCAGCGGAGCTGTAATCGTTGAAGCCTTTACATCTACTCTGAAATTTATAAGCAAATATACCGACCGCGCGGACAACCTATGGGGGTTTTTATTACCCGTTGCCGGAGCGTTTATTCTGGGGTCATTAATACTTAGATACCACTCAGATGCCGGACATGACGGAATACCGTCTTATATAAAAGCCATAAATCAAAAGGGCGGTAAATTCAGCACACCTGCCACATTGCTGAAAATACCCGCGACTCTTCTGACCCTGGGTTTATGCGGAAGCGGAGGAATAGTCGGTCCTCTATCAAGAATTGGCGCCGGTATCAGCTCTCTGATCTACTCAAAAGTTCTTACAGTGTTTAAGATAAGGCACGAAGAAGCGCTTCGCGCGGCGGCAATATGCGGTATGAGCGGTATTATCAGCGCGATATTCTTATCGCCCCTCGGCGGTGCTTTCTTTGCCGTCGAGATATTAAGTAAGAGATCACTTAAATATTCAGACCTTTTCCCTTCGATTCTGGCGGGTGTTATCGCCGTAATCACTTCTTTCTCACTCGGACTGGAGCCGGTCTTTCGAGTACACGCTGCTCCATTCAGAAACGATCTCTACATTTTAATGCTGCTGCCTCTTGCCGGAATAATAAGCAGCGCGGCGGGATTATTGTTTATAACAATATTTGATAAAATCTCAGACCTGTTTCAAAGTATATCCGCGAGACAGCCTTTTCCGGTACTCCTTTCGTGTTTAACCGTATCAGTCCTATGGCTCTCCGGAGCAAAGGCGGTGCTTGGAACATCAATGCCCCTTTTTCGAATTTTTGCCGGCGGCAGTCTAGAGGACCTCTCTTTACTATCTATTAATTTCGGCAACATACCGCTTATCATCATCAGCTTCGTGATATTAAAGATTATGGTAACTTCACTAACGGTGGGAAGCGGAATGAGCGGAGGCCTTACAGCTCCCATACTTATTATAGGAGCGGGATGCGGAGCGTTTCTCTGCAGCATCTCAGGTATCGAGCCGGGATCAAGCGCGTATTACGCGGTTATCGTCTCCTGTATATCAGGTATACTCGCTTCAGGATTAAATATTCCCATAGCTTCAATTCTTATTTCAGCGGCGATATTCGGACACTCCTATACCGTGCCCGCCATAATCGGCGCTATACTCCCGTTCCTGCTCTTTAAGGAGAAAACTGTCTTTAAGTACTTAAAAGCAGATGAAGAAGAGGATTCTGAAGGGGAAATCACAAGACGCGATGAGGCACATTAA